One window of Armatimonadota bacterium genomic DNA carries:
- the miaB gene encoding tRNA (N6-isopentenyl adenosine(37)-C2)-methylthiotransferase MiaB, with protein sequence MVETQRETYHIITFGCQQNVADTDYMARLLERQGMAAAESAEDAGVILINTCSVREKPENKVYSRLGELKRLKARRPGTVLGVCGCQAQREGDELRRLAPHIDIIMGTARIEELPELVATVRRTGQPVTALDLPMRRSDLQEYDDFPAIREAVEGASSKLREFVPIMFGCDKFCTFCIVPFTRGRERSRGLEDIVTEVRALVSGGTREVTLLGQTVDSWKTPRGNGQLRIAATRDSADQLTFPDLLRALDGLPGLDRVRFTSPHPRDCTPNLISAMREIPVVCEWIHLPVQAGDNEVLERMHRGYTREHFLQLVDDVRAGVPGVAITTDVMVGFPGETEDQFDQTLDLFERVRFDGAYTFVYSIRPGTKAADWPDQVPPAVKSRRLRKLSLLQQRISREVNQAQVGEVFEVLVDGHGDKPGQLKGLSRQNKTVHFDGPASRIGQIVHVRAEEGFMWGFLGEEVQDA encoded by the coding sequence ATGGTTGAGACACAACGGGAGACTTATCACATTATCACGTTCGGCTGTCAGCAAAACGTTGCGGATACCGACTATATGGCGCGCCTGCTGGAACGGCAGGGAATGGCGGCGGCGGAATCGGCCGAGGACGCGGGGGTAATCCTTATCAACACGTGCTCGGTCCGTGAGAAGCCGGAAAACAAGGTCTACAGCCGCCTCGGGGAACTGAAGCGCCTGAAGGCCCGGCGGCCGGGAACCGTCCTCGGCGTCTGCGGATGCCAGGCACAGCGTGAAGGCGATGAGCTGCGCCGCCTGGCGCCGCACATCGACATCATCATGGGTACCGCGCGCATCGAGGAGCTTCCTGAACTGGTGGCGACCGTGCGCCGAACGGGACAGCCCGTGACCGCTCTGGACCTCCCGATGCGACGATCGGATCTCCAGGAATACGACGATTTCCCGGCGATTCGCGAGGCCGTCGAGGGAGCTTCAAGCAAACTCCGCGAATTTGTTCCGATCATGTTCGGCTGCGACAAGTTCTGCACTTTCTGCATCGTCCCCTTCACGCGCGGCCGGGAGCGCAGCCGCGGCCTGGAGGACATCGTCACCGAGGTTCGCGCGCTGGTTTCCGGCGGAACGCGGGAAGTGACTCTCCTCGGACAGACGGTGGACTCCTGGAAAACGCCCCGCGGGAACGGACAGCTCAGGATCGCCGCGACGCGAGACTCCGCGGACCAGTTGACATTTCCCGACCTGCTGCGCGCGCTCGACGGGCTGCCGGGCCTCGACAGGGTCCGGTTCACCAGCCCGCATCCCAGGGACTGCACTCCAAACCTGATTTCGGCGATGCGCGAGATTCCGGTGGTCTGCGAGTGGATACACCTGCCCGTGCAGGCCGGCGACAACGAGGTGCTGGAGCGGATGCACCGTGGCTACACGCGGGAACATTTCCTGCAACTCGTCGATGACGTTCGGGCCGGTGTGCCGGGCGTGGCGATTACGACGGACGTGATGGTTGGCTTCCCGGGCGAGACGGAAGACCAGTTCGACCAAACCCTGGACCTCTTCGAACGGGTGAGATTCGACGGCGCCTACACGTTTGTCTACAGCATCCGTCCGGGTACGAAAGCCGCGGACTGGCCCGATCAGGTTCCGCCGGCCGTGAAAAGCCGGAGGCTTCGCAAACTGAGTTTACTCCAGCAGCGGATCAGCCGGGAAGTGAATCAGGCCCAGGTGGGCGAGGTGTTCGAGGTGCTTGTGGACGGGCACGGTGATAAGCCCGGGCAGCTCAAGGGGCTGTCGCGCCAGAACAAGACGGTTCACTTCGACGGGCCGGCGTCGCGAATCGGCCAGATCGTCCACGTTCGCGCCGAGGAAGGCTTCATGTGGGGTTTCCTGGGAGAGGAAGTGCAGGATGCTTAA
- a CDS encoding GH116 family glycosyl-hydrolase has protein sequence MRDNRLESNQRTFEGDCLRTIAFPLGGIGTGTVSMGGRGNLQDWEIFNHPGKGHSLPLSFFALWCRPDGQAPVTRILERQYLKPFHHAHGISPSYLGGLPRFRDASFTGEYPSAYVTLADEAIPLEISMRAWNPMIPMNADDSGIPIALFEWKLHNHTDAPMEIALAFNVLNPVGWDGLAPLDSRRAPFLGGNRNTIRTGDGLTGVVLTNDRLAMDDPRYGSIAISSPEKDAEAYARWRRGAWFDDAQWFWNRFSHNGTLDHEPDLGPTPDGETDIATVIVRRVIPAGELHGLDFSLSWSFPNLRNTWNTEPEVAGKPLGNYYAVKFPDAWSAAAYVQRERLRLDLDTQDFQDWICDDSLPPELTDAVSANMSIVRTTTVTRTADGRMNAFEGCSDGAGCCPMNCTHVWNYAQTVAALYPELERSVRDTDYLSNTDSRGDMAFRTLLPLVGQRWAFRAAADGQMGTILRLYREWLNHGDLDWLRSLWPAARRSLEFAWSPDNPDRWDADKDGVMEGIQHNTYDIEFVGPNTLMGSWYLAALVAAAHMADALGETDSAEEYRALARRGAVGHDVLWNGEYYEQHVRFDPAVQGPQLTRHAGQASSDETGPFYQYGAGCLSDQLTGQWFAHCLGLGHVLPADKVRSAAEAIYGRNFRSDLSRHASCQRTYALNDEAGLLMCTWPNGQKPGFPFPYADEVWTGIEYAVAALLIYEGLVDEGLSIVRATRDRHNGSNRNPWDECECGHHYTRAMASWSLLTAYTGFQYSAPDASIGFAPCVPGNLRTFFAAGTAWGQWMREDDRQYLIVSYGTLTLKRWRNAAGTATLKGEPVAAYTDGSDTVFDPPVTLHKNDYVAVV, from the coding sequence ATGCGTGATAATCGCCTTGAGAGCAACCAGAGAACCTTCGAAGGTGATTGTCTGCGGACCATTGCCTTCCCCCTGGGGGGAATCGGTACCGGTACAGTGTCGATGGGTGGCCGGGGCAATCTGCAGGACTGGGAGATCTTTAATCACCCTGGCAAGGGGCACTCGCTCCCACTCTCTTTCTTCGCGCTTTGGTGCCGGCCGGACGGCCAGGCGCCCGTAACCCGCATTCTGGAACGCCAGTACCTGAAACCCTTTCACCACGCCCATGGGATCTCACCGTCCTATCTCGGCGGCCTCCCGCGCTTTCGCGACGCCTCCTTCACTGGCGAGTACCCGAGCGCCTACGTCACATTGGCTGACGAAGCCATTCCGCTCGAAATATCCATGCGTGCCTGGAACCCGATGATCCCGATGAACGCGGACGATTCGGGCATCCCCATCGCCCTCTTCGAATGGAAACTGCACAACCACACCGATGCTCCCATGGAGATCGCGCTGGCTTTCAACGTGCTGAATCCCGTCGGGTGGGACGGGCTCGCTCCGCTCGATTCGCGCCGCGCTCCGTTCCTCGGCGGCAACCGGAACACCATCCGTACAGGCGACGGCCTGACCGGCGTGGTTCTGACCAATGACCGCCTGGCGATGGACGATCCCCGATACGGCTCCATCGCCATCTCGTCTCCCGAAAAAGATGCTGAGGCCTACGCTCGCTGGCGGCGCGGAGCCTGGTTCGATGATGCGCAGTGGTTCTGGAACCGCTTCAGTCATAACGGTACTCTCGATCACGAACCAGACCTCGGCCCAACGCCGGACGGCGAAACCGATATCGCCACCGTCATCGTTCGAAGGGTCATCCCGGCGGGCGAACTACACGGCCTGGACTTTTCCCTCTCCTGGTCGTTCCCTAATCTGCGCAACACGTGGAACACAGAGCCGGAGGTCGCCGGAAAACCTCTCGGCAATTACTACGCGGTCAAGTTCCCGGATGCCTGGTCCGCCGCAGCGTATGTTCAACGGGAGCGCCTCCGCCTGGATCTGGATACGCAGGACTTCCAGGACTGGATCTGCGATGATTCGCTTCCGCCGGAGCTTACCGACGCCGTATCCGCCAACATGAGCATCGTCCGGACGACGACTGTCACGAGAACCGCGGACGGACGGATGAACGCCTTTGAGGGCTGCAGCGACGGTGCGGGCTGCTGTCCCATGAACTGCACCCATGTATGGAACTACGCCCAGACCGTTGCCGCGCTCTATCCCGAATTGGAGCGATCTGTCCGTGATACCGACTACCTCAGCAACACAGACTCGCGCGGTGACATGGCGTTCCGCACCCTCCTTCCACTAGTTGGACAGCGATGGGCGTTTCGCGCCGCTGCGGACGGTCAGATGGGGACAATACTGCGCCTCTACCGCGAATGGCTCAACCACGGCGACCTGGACTGGCTGAGATCGCTCTGGCCGGCCGCCAGGCGTTCGTTGGAATTCGCATGGTCGCCCGATAATCCGGACCGTTGGGATGCGGACAAAGACGGTGTGATGGAGGGAATCCAGCACAACACCTATGACATCGAGTTCGTCGGCCCGAATACGCTCATGGGCTCGTGGTACCTTGCCGCGCTTGTGGCGGCCGCACATATGGCGGATGCGTTGGGTGAAACGGATTCGGCGGAGGAGTACCGTGCTTTGGCGCGCCGTGGAGCGGTTGGACACGACGTTCTCTGGAACGGCGAGTATTATGAACAACACGTAAGGTTTGACCCGGCGGTGCAGGGCCCCCAGCTCACTCGTCATGCCGGTCAGGCTTCGTCAGACGAGACAGGTCCGTTCTACCAGTATGGCGCCGGCTGCCTGTCCGACCAGCTAACGGGTCAGTGGTTCGCCCATTGTCTTGGCCTCGGCCATGTGTTGCCGGCGGACAAAGTTCGTTCGGCCGCCGAAGCCATCTATGGCCGCAACTTCAGGAGTGATCTTTCCCGTCACGCCAGTTGCCAGAGGACGTACGCCCTCAACGACGAAGCGGGACTCCTCATGTGCACATGGCCAAACGGGCAAAAGCCGGGATTCCCCTTCCCCTACGCCGACGAAGTGTGGACCGGCATCGAGTATGCAGTAGCAGCGCTGCTGATCTACGAAGGTCTTGTGGACGAAGGCCTGAGCATCGTTCGTGCGACGCGCGATCGCCACAATGGCTCAAATCGCAATCCATGGGACGAATGCGAGTGCGGGCACCACTACACCCGGGCAATGGCGTCCTGGTCGCTCCTGACCGCATACACGGGCTTCCAGTACAGCGCCCCGGACGCCAGTATCGGGTTCGCCCCGTGTGTGCCAGGAAACTTGCGCACGTTCTTCGCCGCCGGAACGGCCTGGGGCCAATGGATGAGGGAGGATGACCGCCAATACCTCATCGTCAGTTATGGTACTCTCACCCTCAAGCGCTGGCGGAACGCCGCCGGAACCGCAACCCTCAAAGGGGAGCCCGTTGCGGCGTATACGGATGGATCGGACACTGTGTTCGATCCCCCTGTCACCCTGCACAAAAACGACTACGTGGCCGTGGTATGA